Proteins from a single region of Coregonus clupeaformis isolate EN_2021a chromosome 35, ASM2061545v1, whole genome shotgun sequence:
- the LOC121550498 gene encoding coatomer subunit zeta-1 isoform X4, translated as MTAQTCPRQHQRTTMEISSLQPSLYTVKAVFILDNDGNRLLSKYYDTELYPSMKEQQNFEKNVFNKTHKADNEIAFVEGMTIVYKCSIDLFFYVAGSAQENELMLMAVLNCLFESLSQILRKNVERRSLLDNMDGVFLVVDEIIDGGVILESDPQQVIQKVNYRADENPLSEQSVAQIMQSAKEQIKWSILK; from the exons ATGACAGCTCAAACCTGTCCACGTCAACACCAGAGAACCACTATGGAAATCTCGTCTCTG CAACCCTCACTGTACACAGTGAAAGCTGTCTTCATTTTGGACAACGATGGCAATAGACTTCTATCAAAG TACTACGACACAGAGCTCTACCCCTCCATGAAGGAGCAGCAGAACTTTGAAAAGAACGTTTTTAACAAGACACACAAAGCTGACA ATGAGATTGCCTTCGTGGAGGGGATGACGATCGTGTATAAGTGCAGCATTGACCTGTTCTTCTACGTGGCGGGCAGTGCACAGGAGAATGAG CTTATGCTCATGGCTGTACTGAACTGTCTGTTTGAGTCCCTCAGTCAAATCCTAAG GAAAAATGTGGAGAGAAGGTCTCTACTGGACAACATGGACGGAGTCTTCTTAGTAGTGGACGAAATTATCGACGGGGG GGTGATCTTGGAGAGTGACCCCCAACAGGTCATCCAGAAGGTCAATTACAGG GCGGATGAGAACCCACTGTCAGAGCAGAGCGTGGCACAg
- the LOC121550498 gene encoding coatomer subunit zeta-1 isoform X3 → MTAQTCPRQHQRTTMEISSLQPSLYTVKAVFILDNDGNRLLSKYYDTELYPSMKEQQNFEKNVFNKTHKADTDEIAFVEGMTIVYKCSIDLFFYVAGSAQENELMLMAVLNCLFESLSQILRKNVERRSLLDNMDGVFLVVDEIIDGGVILESDPQQVIQKVNYRADENPLSEQSVAQIMQSAKEQIKWSILK, encoded by the exons ATGACAGCTCAAACCTGTCCACGTCAACACCAGAGAACCACTATGGAAATCTCGTCTCTG CAACCCTCACTGTACACAGTGAAAGCTGTCTTCATTTTGGACAACGATGGCAATAGACTTCTATCAAAG TACTACGACACAGAGCTCTACCCCTCCATGAAGGAGCAGCAGAACTTTGAAAAGAACGTTTTTAACAAGACACACAAAGCTGACA CAGATGAGATTGCCTTCGTGGAGGGGATGACGATCGTGTATAAGTGCAGCATTGACCTGTTCTTCTACGTGGCGGGCAGTGCACAGGAGAATGAG CTTATGCTCATGGCTGTACTGAACTGTCTGTTTGAGTCCCTCAGTCAAATCCTAAG GAAAAATGTGGAGAGAAGGTCTCTACTGGACAACATGGACGGAGTCTTCTTAGTAGTGGACGAAATTATCGACGGGGG GGTGATCTTGGAGAGTGACCCCCAACAGGTCATCCAGAAGGTCAATTACAGG GCGGATGAGAACCCACTGTCAGAGCAGAGCGTGGCACAg
- the LOC121569467 gene encoding protein CASC3-like isoform X1: MHLPHPGHPGLHPHQSSGPMPNPALYAAPPVSMSPGQPPPQQLLAPPFYPPPGVMTFGNTTYPYPAGATLPPMYNPPAQSQVYGQSQVYGGVTYYDTMHQQAQPKPSPPRRSSQPVTVKPPPPENRSGKPSQEVRS; encoded by the exons ATGCACCTCCCCCACCCAGGCCATCCAG GTCTACACCCCCACCAGTCGAGCGGCCCCATGCCCAACCCGGCTCTCTACGctgctccccctgtctccatgtcCCCTGGACAGCCCCCTCCACAGCAGCTGCTGGCCCCGCCCTTCTACCCTCCGCCAGGTGTCATGACCTTTGGGAACACCACCTACCCCTACCCGGCAGGAGCCACCCTGCCCCCCATGTACAACCCTCCG GCCCAGTCGCAGGTGTACGGCCAGTCGCAGGTGTACGGTGGGGTGACGTACTACGACACAATGCATCAGCAGGCCCAGCCCAAACCCTCGCCCCCACGGCGCTCCTCCCAGCCCGTCACCGTCAAACCTCCCCCACCAGAG AACCGGAGTGGGAAGCCCAGTCAGGAGGTCAGATCCTAG
- the LOC121569467 gene encoding protein CASC3-like isoform X2 yields the protein MHLPHPGHPGLHPHQSSGPMPNPALYAAPPVSMSPGQPPPQQLLAPPFYPPPGVMTFGNTTYPYPAGATLPPMYNPPAQSQVYGQSQVYGGVTYYDTMHQQAQPKPSPPRRSSQPVTVKPPPPEVGYGPE from the exons ATGCACCTCCCCCACCCAGGCCATCCAG GTCTACACCCCCACCAGTCGAGCGGCCCCATGCCCAACCCGGCTCTCTACGctgctccccctgtctccatgtcCCCTGGACAGCCCCCTCCACAGCAGCTGCTGGCCCCGCCCTTCTACCCTCCGCCAGGTGTCATGACCTTTGGGAACACCACCTACCCCTACCCGGCAGGAGCCACCCTGCCCCCCATGTACAACCCTCCG GCCCAGTCGCAGGTGTACGGCCAGTCGCAGGTGTACGGTGGGGTGACGTACTACGACACAATGCATCAGCAGGCCCAGCCCAAACCCTCGCCCCCACGGCGCTCCTCCCAGCCCGTCACCGTCAAACCTCCCCCACCAGAGGTAGGGTACGGCCCGGAGTGA